The following are from one region of the Stanieria sp. NIES-3757 genome:
- a CDS encoding TPR domain protein: MRGELSIQTIKSYLNQGQWSTVIAVCTEALQHNPSRLELYPLLGKAFAHQGKWARAIAAYHQVLDSQLDQAEIHAELGLLYTKQHELIKAAWHYQQALAFKPDWDQLHYNLAVVLHQLGDWQGAIAAYRRTIALKPGYAAVYFNLGVLYDQRTQLTEAIENYYQAIKLQPNYIKAYSNLGSIFAKQKKFNAAIDIYQQGLKLDPTWGTLHNNLGQVFWFNEQPDLALASFETAVMVEPNMALAHHNLGKLWQQQGNYPAAIAHYQKVIELEPNNIWAYSHCADALMTQGNLQLAVDYLRKAIAIQPTFVKAYCQKIQYLEPKDLLEQARFSCARFLEALQQKLDYEKVYKFLWQTYFYLGEILFEYGGIKQAELYFQQALQVKPQEVELYLRLGNCLAKQKKLDAAMTIYQMGLMLQPNHPQICFQLGKILERQEQAEQAIDYYEAVLQQQLDQNIERWQKLPNLFPSDENLVQLPQQIYYDTQAWIRECELDDFNYVQVPWEGTKFIKTNKEIAQPELISLTEREQIEANCAGVNCSVCMGKLIEQFKPVQISKSAYRCSELTTNIDTPQPFVVTIPEGRVWIAPQKNDWIICNALAVMTPDGYLLGDLSRHYPWFLPGCPYQQRRSHTVFSLDEMPTLETLEGKVVLLSGLAGHVYYHWMIDILPRIEILRRSGVDLNRIDWFVVNNFDRPFQRETLNLLGIPAAKILPSDRHSYLQAQELILPSFPGYLDWVPLETIKFLRQIFLPQIDLAHHRYPELVYISRAQARGRQIINETEVSNLLNQLGFQTVFLEKMSVLEQVALFAHAKVIVSPHGSSLTNLVFCNPGATVVELFSPHYVRTDYWIISQQLQLKHYYSIGDSFDCSTLRHLMYQNSLTEDILVNLSSLNSILKVVGLIN; this comes from the coding sequence ATGAGAGGAGAACTCTCGATTCAAACGATCAAATCTTACTTAAATCAAGGGCAGTGGAGTACTGTAATCGCAGTCTGCACTGAAGCTTTACAACATAATCCCAGCCGACTCGAATTATATCCATTATTAGGAAAAGCTTTTGCTCATCAAGGAAAATGGGCTAGAGCGATCGCAGCTTATCACCAAGTTCTCGATAGCCAATTAGATCAAGCGGAAATTCATGCCGAACTTGGTCTTTTATATACTAAACAACATGAATTGATTAAAGCAGCTTGGCATTATCAGCAAGCTTTGGCTTTCAAACCAGATTGGGATCAATTGCACTATAATCTAGCAGTTGTTTTGCATCAATTGGGAGATTGGCAAGGAGCAATTGCTGCTTATCGTCGTACGATCGCCCTTAAACCAGGTTACGCAGCAGTATATTTTAACTTAGGGGTATTGTATGACCAAAGAACTCAATTAACTGAAGCGATTGAAAATTATTATCAAGCAATTAAACTTCAGCCGAATTATATTAAAGCCTACAGTAATTTAGGTAGTATTTTTGCCAAACAAAAAAAATTCAATGCAGCCATTGACATTTATCAACAAGGATTAAAATTAGATCCGACTTGGGGAACACTACATAACAATTTGGGACAAGTCTTCTGGTTTAATGAACAGCCAGATCTGGCTTTAGCTAGTTTTGAAACTGCGGTAATGGTAGAACCAAATATGGCTTTGGCTCACCATAATCTGGGTAAGTTATGGCAACAACAAGGTAACTATCCTGCTGCGATCGCCCATTATCAAAAAGTAATTGAATTAGAACCGAATAATATTTGGGCTTATAGTCATTGTGCTGATGCTTTGATGACTCAAGGAAATTTACAATTAGCAGTTGATTATTTACGTAAAGCGATCGCTATTCAGCCCACTTTTGTTAAAGCCTATTGTCAAAAAATTCAGTATCTAGAACCAAAGGATTTACTTGAACAAGCTAGATTTTCTTGCGCTCGTTTTTTAGAAGCTTTACAACAAAAACTTGATTATGAAAAGGTTTACAAATTTCTCTGGCAAACTTATTTTTATTTGGGAGAAATTTTATTTGAATATGGTGGAATCAAGCAAGCAGAACTCTATTTTCAACAAGCTTTACAAGTTAAACCTCAAGAAGTAGAGTTATATCTGCGTTTAGGTAATTGTTTAGCCAAACAAAAAAAATTAGATGCAGCCATGACCATTTATCAAATGGGATTGATGCTACAACCTAATCATCCACAAATTTGTTTTCAACTAGGCAAAATTCTCGAACGGCAAGAACAAGCTGAACAAGCCATTGATTATTACGAAGCTGTATTGCAACAACAGCTAGATCAAAATATAGAACGTTGGCAAAAATTACCCAATCTTTTTCCTTCAGATGAAAATTTAGTTCAATTGCCTCAGCAGATTTATTATGATACTCAAGCTTGGATTAGAGAGTGTGAATTAGATGATTTTAATTATGTCCAAGTGCCTTGGGAAGGTACAAAATTCATCAAAACTAATAAAGAAATTGCTCAACCAGAACTCATTAGTTTAACAGAACGAGAACAGATCGAAGCTAATTGTGCTGGTGTCAATTGCTCTGTTTGTATGGGCAAATTAATTGAACAATTTAAACCAGTTCAAATCAGTAAAAGTGCTTATCGGTGTTCTGAGTTAACTACCAATATTGATACACCTCAACCCTTTGTGGTTACTATCCCTGAAGGAAGAGTGTGGATTGCGCCTCAAAAAAATGATTGGATCATCTGTAATGCTCTAGCAGTCATGACTCCCGATGGATATTTGTTAGGAGATTTATCTCGTCATTATCCGTGGTTTTTACCTGGGTGTCCCTATCAACAACGTCGTAGTCATACTGTGTTTAGTTTGGATGAAATGCCAACTTTAGAAACTCTTGAAGGGAAAGTTGTTTTATTATCAGGTTTGGCTGGTCATGTTTATTATCATTGGATGATCGATATTCTTCCCAGAATCGAGATCCTGCGACGTAGTGGCGTAGACTTAAACCGAATCGATTGGTTTGTGGTGAATAATTTTGACCGACCCTTTCAAAGAGAAACTCTTAATTTACTTGGTATTCCCGCAGCAAAAATTTTACCAAGCGATCGCCATAGTTATTTACAAGCTCAGGAATTGATTTTACCTTCTTTTCCTGGCTATTTAGATTGGGTTCCTTTAGAGACTATTAAATTTTTACGTCAGATTTTTTTACCTCAGATCGATCTAGCTCATCATCGCTATCCAGAGTTAGTTTATATTAGTCGCGCTCAAGCTCGTGGTAGACAAATAATTAATGAGACAGAAGTTAGCAATTTATTAAATCAACTGGGATTTCAAACAGTCTTTTTAGAAAAAATGTCTGTGTTGGAGCAAGTGGCTTTATTTGCTCATGCGAAAGTGATTGTTTCACCTCATGGCTCTAGTTTAACTAATTTAGTTTTTTGTAATCCTGGTGCAACGGTAGTTGAACTTTTTTCTCCTCATTATGTTAGAACAGATTACTGGATTATTAGTCAGCAATTACAACTCAAACACTATTATTCGATTGGAGATAGTTTTGACTGTTCTACCTTGAGACACTTAATGTATCAGAATTCTTTGACCGAAGACATTCTTGTCAATTTAAGTTCTCTTAACTCAATTTTAAAAGTAGTTGGACTAATAAATTAA
- a CDS encoding TPR domain protein has translation MNIERLPLKIDNYLEQAKNHISQQKWQLAIADCQRIIALCQGQISASTQSLTPESCLAQGDLFLAEGNLEAAMNQYRQVLALNPNIPQAYQRIAEICSKQGNWQQATAYYRQAVQLNQTSTITDSTATYGSYRQQGDLLRSQNKISEAIESYLQAIQLQPNSPELLANLGSLYAQQHQWQDAIAFYQKALELQPNFAGVYRNLSRVFQQINQPQLASQSWEKALELEPHRATLTEYLELAHQFQQQQNWQKAIAFYQHAIQLQPDSQDTYLHLNNCLKDFAQPEQAIAIYRQLIQQHPAQPEPLIYLGQIFSSQKKWLEASSIYQQLIQIQPNFWQAYLYLAEVKIQQRQWQEVISICRRALAIQSDVSWLHHNWGYAAFKLQHWQEAYQALLQAIKLNPNFTWSYFYLAESLVAQEEPEKAVRAYLAAIELDQDLPGVYKQLGMVLRQQFQADPEGVISKYQHHPPLSKLNQNSAFYCQLAANLVQKKQLSGAIIFYSLAAKLRRSLSEAEALRGLAKGEAQSDRLELEQRLQQVQQQQAQLEAEIQTLYENIQNKPQLPHLYTQLGNLLADLGEYQEAYRLHRQASVLRGWHLALENRNYQFQYDWFTHNIPVWQQHLEKLKQIDSINILEIGSFEGMATCWFLDYILTKELDHITCIDLYFQANFEYNLAQTGSINKVTPIAGNSHEILPTLAHQKYDLIYIDGSHLADDVKQDALLAWDLLKDCGLIIFDDYEFTFPENSAQNPKIGIEQFLATKSSQFHVIHQDYQLIIQKIKKYT, from the coding sequence ATGAATATTGAGCGATTACCCTTAAAAATTGATAATTATTTAGAGCAAGCTAAAAATCATATTTCTCAACAAAAATGGCAACTAGCGATCGCTGATTGTCAACGAATAATTGCTCTCTGCCAGGGACAAATTTCAGCTTCTACTCAGTCTTTAACACCTGAATCTTGTTTAGCTCAGGGAGACTTATTTCTGGCTGAGGGAAACTTAGAAGCAGCGATGAATCAATATCGCCAAGTTTTAGCTTTAAATCCCAATATTCCTCAAGCTTATCAACGAATTGCCGAAATTTGTAGCAAACAAGGTAATTGGCAGCAAGCTACAGCCTACTATCGCCAAGCAGTACAATTAAACCAAACTTCCACAATCACTGATTCGACTGCAACTTATGGCAGCTATCGACAACAAGGAGACTTATTACGCTCCCAAAATAAAATTTCCGAAGCAATCGAATCCTATCTTCAAGCAATTCAACTCCAACCAAATTCACCTGAATTATTAGCTAACTTAGGTAGTTTATACGCCCAACAACACCAATGGCAAGACGCGATCGCATTTTATCAAAAAGCGTTAGAATTACAACCAAACTTTGCAGGAGTTTATCGTAATTTATCGCGAGTTTTTCAGCAAATTAATCAACCCCAATTAGCAAGCCAATCTTGGGAAAAAGCTTTAGAGTTAGAACCCCATCGAGCCACACTAACAGAATATCTGGAACTAGCGCATCAATTTCAACAACAGCAAAATTGGCAAAAAGCGATCGCATTTTATCAACATGCAATTCAATTACAACCTGATTCTCAAGATACATACTTGCATTTAAATAATTGTCTCAAAGATTTTGCCCAACCAGAACAAGCCATAGCTATTTATCGTCAGTTAATTCAACAACATCCTGCTCAACCAGAACCTTTGATCTATTTAGGACAAATTTTTAGCTCTCAAAAAAAGTGGCTCGAAGCTAGTTCTATTTATCAACAATTAATCCAAATTCAACCCAACTTCTGGCAAGCCTACCTTTATTTAGCAGAAGTAAAAATACAACAACGTCAATGGCAAGAAGTAATTTCAATCTGCCGTCGAGCTTTGGCAATTCAATCTGATGTTTCTTGGCTTCATCATAACTGGGGATATGCAGCCTTTAAACTTCAACATTGGCAAGAAGCCTATCAAGCTTTACTTCAAGCAATTAAACTCAATCCTAATTTTACTTGGTCTTATTTTTATTTAGCTGAATCATTAGTAGCTCAAGAAGAGCCAGAAAAAGCTGTCAGAGCTTATTTAGCAGCCATTGAACTAGACCAAGATTTACCAGGAGTGTATAAGCAACTAGGAATGGTTCTCCGTCAACAATTTCAAGCCGATCCTGAAGGAGTGATCAGCAAATATCAACACCATCCACCCCTATCAAAACTTAACCAAAATTCTGCCTTCTATTGTCAATTAGCAGCTAATTTAGTTCAAAAGAAACAATTAAGTGGAGCAATTATTTTTTATAGTTTAGCAGCTAAACTGAGGCGCAGTCTCAGCGAAGCTGAGGCACTTCGTGGTCTCGCCAAGGGCGAGGCGCAGAGCGATCGCCTTGAGCTTGAACAACGACTTCAACAAGTTCAACAACAGCAAGCACAATTAGAAGCTGAAATTCAAACTCTCTATGAAAATATTCAAAATAAACCGCAACTTCCCCATTTATATACTCAATTAGGTAATTTACTTGCAGATTTAGGAGAATATCAAGAAGCCTATCGACTTCATCGTCAAGCTAGTGTTTTGCGCGGTTGGCATTTAGCTTTAGAAAACAGAAATTATCAATTTCAATATGATTGGTTTACTCACAACATTCCTGTGTGGCAACAACATCTTGAAAAATTAAAACAAATTGATTCAATTAATATTCTCGAAATAGGTAGTTTTGAAGGAATGGCTACCTGTTGGTTCTTAGATTATATTTTGACTAAAGAGCTAGACCATATTACTTGTATCGATCTTTATTTTCAAGCTAATTTTGAATATAATCTTGCTCAAACAGGGTCAATTAACAAAGTAACTCCAATAGCAGGAAATTCCCACGAAATTTTACCTACCCTTGCTCATCAAAAATACGACTTAATTTATATTGATGGTTCTCATCTAGCTGATGATGTTAAACAAGATGCTTTATTAGCTTGGGATTTACTTAAAGATTGCGGGTTAATTATTTTTGATGATTATGAATTTACTTTTCCAGAAAATTCGGCTCAAAATCCTAAAATTGGCATAGAGCAATTTTTAGCAACCAAATCTTCTCAATTTCACGTTATTCACCAAGATTATCAATTGATAATTCAAAAAATAAAAAAATATACTTGA
- a CDS encoding TPR domain protein, with protein sequence MNLNYLTQIIATCEAILHQEQFQPETWQQSCRDLGNVLQGLGRFDEAIVWHSLALESKPNLVEAYAQIGQLYARESQWQPAINCLKQALEYQPNSAQIYSALAQVYNQLGEQEAEMECWYQATQINPNLVNAGGYYKLAKAFYRRNKLDEAISCYQRAIEQSEAVVNQVTVGNNFEPHYELAEIWYGQRQLNQAASCYRQIVAQDPNQSRAHYKLGTIYLQQQQFEEAITEFRQTIQIEPEFQWGYRDLVKTLIQLQKWDEAIATCHAIINLVEEYPWVYVQLGNALREKERIAEAIASFQKACALKGWQECRRKDYSFTQDNFSYRISLWESCLQSLANQADIQVLEVGSHQGMSTCWLLDRILTHPSASLTCIDSSFERYFESNLDKTQARSKVTLIKGEIQQLLATLIPNTYDVVNLQDRCKLTTQIEQDAAYIWQLLKVGGIAIFNDYGWINSANPSQNPKLGIDRFLESVKNQWEIVSHAPQVYQLIIQKKYE encoded by the coding sequence GTGAATCTTAACTATTTAACTCAAATCATTGCTACTTGTGAAGCAATTCTCCATCAAGAACAATTTCAGCCTGAAACTTGGCAACAATCTTGTCGTGATTTAGGTAACGTTTTGCAAGGATTAGGTCGCTTTGATGAAGCGATTGTTTGGCATTCACTAGCTTTAGAGAGCAAACCTAATCTAGTTGAAGCCTATGCTCAAATTGGTCAATTATATGCTCGCGAATCTCAATGGCAACCAGCAATTAATTGTCTCAAACAAGCTCTAGAATATCAACCAAATTCAGCCCAAATCTATTCAGCACTAGCTCAAGTTTATAATCAGCTAGGAGAACAAGAAGCTGAAATGGAATGTTGGTATCAAGCAACTCAAATTAATCCTAATTTAGTTAATGCTGGAGGGTACTATAAATTAGCTAAAGCATTTTACCGCAGAAATAAGCTTGATGAGGCAATTAGCTGTTATCAACGAGCAATTGAGCAAAGTGAAGCTGTAGTTAACCAAGTCACAGTAGGTAATAACTTCGAGCCTCATTATGAACTTGCAGAAATTTGGTACGGACAAAGACAACTAAATCAAGCTGCTTCCTGTTATCGACAAATTGTAGCTCAAGATCCTAATCAAAGTCGCGCTCATTATAAACTAGGAACAATTTATCTTCAGCAACAACAGTTTGAGGAAGCTATTACTGAATTTAGACAAACGATCCAAATTGAGCCAGAGTTTCAGTGGGGATATCGAGATTTAGTCAAAACATTGATTCAACTTCAAAAATGGGATGAAGCGATCGCAACATGTCATGCCATTATTAATTTAGTTGAGGAATATCCTTGGGTTTATGTCCAATTGGGTAATGCTTTAAGGGAAAAAGAGCGCATTGCTGAGGCTATAGCTAGTTTTCAAAAAGCCTGTGCTTTAAAAGGTTGGCAAGAATGTCGGCGCAAAGACTACAGTTTTACTCAAGATAATTTTAGTTATCGGATTTCTTTATGGGAATCTTGTTTGCAATCTTTAGCCAATCAAGCAGACATTCAGGTGTTAGAGGTTGGTAGTCACCAAGGAATGTCGACTTGCTGGTTACTCGATCGAATTTTAACTCATCCTTCAGCTAGCCTGACTTGTATCGATTCTAGCTTTGAGCGCTATTTTGAGAGCAATCTTGATAAAACTCAAGCACGAAGTAAAGTAACTCTGATCAAAGGAGAAATACAGCAGTTACTTGCCACTCTGATTCCCAATACCTATGATGTAGTAAATCTTCAAGATAGATGTAAGCTAACAACTCAAATCGAACAAGATGCTGCTTATATTTGGCAACTGCTGAAGGTGGGAGGAATTGCTATTTTCAATGATTATGGTTGGATTAATTCAGCTAATCCCTCACAAAATCCCAAATTAGGTATCGATCGCTTTCTGGAGTCTGTCAAAAATCAATGGGAAATTGTCAGTCATGCTCCCCAAGTTTATCAATTAATTATTCAAAAAAAATATGAATGA
- a CDS encoding Methyltransferase type 12, with product MGLKIFIELTLEEGIEVLDVGCGRGKALNRMATLFPNSKFKGYDFSAEAIANAQADASHLGLTNIQFGVQDAATFEEVEQYHLITTFDAIHDQARPDFVLKNIYHALRPDGVYLMQDICAKSDVGDNLDHPVAPLLYTISCMHCMTVSLAVGGMGLGTMWGEETTLKMLEEAGFDSVEIHQLDHDIMNNFYIVKKN from the coding sequence TTGGGTTTAAAAATTTTCATCGAACTCACGTTAGAAGAAGGTATCGAAGTGTTAGATGTCGGTTGTGGTAGAGGAAAAGCCCTCAATAGAATGGCAACACTATTTCCTAACAGTAAATTTAAAGGCTATGATTTTTCCGCAGAAGCGATCGCAAATGCTCAAGCAGACGCTTCACACCTAGGATTAACTAATATTCAGTTTGGAGTCCAAGATGCTGCCACTTTTGAAGAAGTCGAACAATACCATTTAATTACTACTTTTGATGCCATTCACGATCAAGCTAGACCAGATTTTGTTCTCAAAAATATCTATCATGCATTACGTCCCGACGGAGTGTATTTGATGCAAGATATTTGCGCTAAGAGTGATGTTGGTGATAATCTCGATCACCCTGTAGCTCCCTTGTTGTATACGATTTCTTGTATGCATTGTATGACTGTATCTTTGGCTGTAGGTGGCATGGGTTTGGGGACAATGTGGGGTGAAGAAACCACTTTAAAAATGTTAGAAGAAGCTGGTTTTGATAGCGTAGAAATTCACCAACTCGACCACGACATAATGAACAATTTTTATATCGTTAAAAAAAATTAG
- a CDS encoding sulfotransferase yields the protein MNDSLNSLDEKATLATTIEQYQQLIELHPERAELHADLGSLYARQQKWQKAIACYRQAIKLNPDFAGAYRNLARVLTQTGNQPKAVENWYQALQLEPNWAKAEKHYLLGNTLITEKKLGKAAQCYRQAIKLKPDFLAAYQRLAEILASQEKYQQLTALFRQGVKFNPDNPQFHLCLGNILVAQQQWEQASVQFRKTIELDQNLPVAYYSLGVVLTQQQKWQAAIHNYQKAIALKEDYWEAYHQLGNVFNQLQQWQDAIAAYQNVGQINPSYVVAHLQLGKIFCHLEQYQSALSSYQTALEYTSQSSPLEQQAVEGCQSAIAKMPNPTAKDYYQLAKFFRAKSHFRSAITTYQQALKINPRFQSAYIDLQYTPTEPQLFEELIPFYQKIVSDHPELNVAWGNLGDALTEQGRIDEAIDCYRHSCYQRVIEIYPQLASLDWQHPKEKGPDFIIAGAAKGGTSSLYNYLSHHPQILLPHKKELDFFWRHFQKGTDWYLAHFPSITDRSDFMTGEATPNYIRFSLVAERIYQSFPEVKLIFLLRNPVERTISWHYHKVNHGQINGNLADAIALELQQLENQNLAELAKAGYRNPDNILGSLYLYQLQPWLELFNREQLLILPSEDLYNNPAQVMEQVFKFLGLPNHPIAQYLKVNAGSYQNNDSQIKTTLTNYFQVHNQQLEEALGIKFNWD from the coding sequence ATGAATGACAGTCTTAATTCGCTGGATGAGAAAGCGACTCTTGCCACCACCATTGAACAATATCAGCAATTAATTGAACTTCATCCCGAACGAGCCGAACTTCATGCCGATTTAGGCAGTTTATATGCTCGCCAACAAAAATGGCAAAAAGCGATCGCTTGTTATCGTCAAGCTATTAAATTAAATCCTGATTTTGCTGGTGCTTATCGTAATTTAGCCAGAGTCTTAACCCAAACTGGCAATCAACCCAAAGCAGTAGAAAATTGGTATCAAGCTTTACAACTAGAACCGAATTGGGCAAAAGCCGAAAAACACTATTTGTTGGGCAATACACTGATTACTGAGAAGAAACTGGGCAAAGCTGCCCAATGTTATCGTCAGGCAATTAAACTAAAACCTGATTTTCTGGCAGCATATCAACGTTTGGCAGAGATTTTAGCTAGTCAAGAAAAATATCAGCAATTAACTGCTTTGTTTCGTCAGGGAGTCAAATTTAATCCTGATAATCCCCAATTTCACCTTTGTCTAGGCAATATTTTAGTAGCGCAACAACAGTGGGAACAAGCGAGTGTTCAATTTCGTAAAACTATTGAATTAGACCAAAATTTGCCTGTTGCTTACTATAGTTTAGGTGTGGTTTTAACTCAACAACAAAAATGGCAAGCAGCAATTCACAACTATCAAAAAGCGATCGCTCTTAAAGAGGACTATTGGGAAGCTTATCATCAACTAGGTAATGTGTTTAATCAGCTTCAGCAGTGGCAAGACGCGATCGCAGCTTATCAAAATGTTGGTCAAATTAATCCTAGTTACGTTGTTGCTCATTTACAGTTGGGTAAAATCTTTTGCCATCTTGAACAATATCAATCTGCTTTAAGTTCCTATCAGACAGCTTTAGAATATACTTCCCAATCATCTCCTTTAGAACAACAAGCTGTAGAAGGTTGTCAAAGCGCGATCGCTAAAATGCCGAATCCTACAGCGAAAGATTATTATCAATTAGCTAAATTTTTTAGAGCTAAAAGTCATTTTCGCTCAGCAATTACTACTTATCAACAAGCTTTAAAGATTAATCCTCGTTTTCAATCAGCTTATATCGATCTGCAATATACGCCCACCGAACCACAATTATTTGAAGAGTTAATTCCTTTTTATCAAAAAATTGTTAGCGATCATCCCGAACTTAACGTTGCTTGGGGTAATCTGGGAGACGCTTTAACCGAACAAGGTAGAATTGACGAAGCAATTGATTGTTATCGCCATAGTTGTTATCAGCGAGTAATAGAAATTTATCCTCAACTAGCATCCTTAGATTGGCAACACCCAAAAGAAAAAGGACCTGATTTTATTATCGCTGGTGCAGCAAAAGGAGGTACATCTTCACTGTACAACTATCTCAGTCATCACCCTCAAATTCTATTGCCCCATAAAAAAGAATTAGATTTTTTCTGGAGACATTTTCAGAAAGGAACAGATTGGTATTTAGCTCATTTTCCCTCGATTACCGATCGCTCAGATTTTATGACTGGAGAAGCTACCCCCAACTATATCCGTTTTTCACTCGTCGCCGAAAGAATTTATCAATCTTTTCCTGAAGTTAAACTTATTTTTTTATTGCGAAATCCTGTTGAAAGGACAATATCGTGGCATTATCACAAAGTCAATCATGGTCAGATTAATGGTAATTTAGCAGACGCGATCGCACTTGAACTCCAACAATTAGAAAATCAAAATTTAGCTGAGTTGGCAAAGGCTGGCTATCGCAATCCTGATAATATTTTGGGTAGTCTTTATCTTTATCAACTTCAACCCTGGTTAGAATTATTCAACCGAGAACAATTATTAATTCTACCAAGTGAGGACTTGTATAATAATCCCGCTCAAGTGATGGAACAAGTTTTCAAATTTTTAGGTTTGCCTAATCATCCTATCGCTCAATATCTTAAAGTTAATGCGGGTTCATACCAAAACAACGATTCTCAAATCAAAACTACTTTAACTAATTATTTTCAAGTTCATAATCAACAGTTAGAAGAAGCTTTAGGCATTAAATTTAATTGGGATTAA
- a CDS encoding glycosyl transferase family protein: MKATIAEPQVSVIIPTYNCDRYITQAIDSVLQQQNCSYEIIVIDDGSSDRTEAVLQPYHEQIRYIKQINQGVAAARNNGISLAKGQLIAFLDADDYFLPGKLAAQAEIFDKRPDLGIVHSGWQRVDSVGNKLLDVKPWEKTPQLNLENWLRWKPVLPSAMMFSRKWLEYAGGFDARFPPAEDTELVLRLAYKGCQSAWLRKITVCYRQHEQSAMHKGLPQARSLSSVIDSFFAQPNLPEKVKLMEYSVRYGTFVWIAWYLYYTDHPVEMTNYLKQAWQYKPFSAMATVINWVESFAEFSHNWGIKFDTNALIQSPQWQKLVQWVIEVSTQTQNQTIHN; the protein is encoded by the coding sequence ATGAAAGCTACTATTGCTGAACCCCAGGTAAGTGTGATTATTCCTACTTACAATTGCGATCGCTATATAACTCAGGCAATAGATAGTGTCTTACAGCAGCAAAATTGTAGTTATGAAATAATCGTCATTGATGATGGTTCAAGCGATCGCACTGAAGCAGTTCTCCAACCCTATCACGAGCAAATTCGTTATATCAAACAAATCAACCAAGGAGTAGCAGCAGCTAGAAATAATGGAATTTCTTTAGCTAAAGGGCAATTAATTGCTTTTTTAGATGCCGATGATTACTTTTTACCTGGTAAACTAGCAGCACAAGCAGAAATATTTGACAAAAGACCGGATCTAGGAATTGTTCATAGTGGCTGGCAAAGAGTTGATTCTGTTGGCAACAAGTTATTAGACGTTAAACCCTGGGAAAAAACTCCGCAACTAAACCTTGAAAACTGGTTACGATGGAAGCCAGTTTTACCTAGTGCGATGATGTTTAGTCGTAAGTGGTTAGAGTATGCAGGTGGCTTTGATGCTCGTTTTCCTCCTGCTGAAGATACAGAATTAGTTTTAAGACTTGCTTATAAAGGATGTCAATCTGCTTGGTTACGTAAAATTACTGTTTGTTATCGTCAACATGAACAGAGTGCAATGCACAAGGGTTTACCACAGGCTCGTTCTCTTAGTAGCGTAATCGACTCTTTTTTTGCTCAACCTAACTTACCAGAAAAAGTTAAACTAATGGAATATTCGGTTCGTTATGGTACATTTGTATGGATTGCGTGGTATCTGTACTATACAGACCATCCTGTAGAAATGACTAACTATCTTAAACAGGCTTGGCAATATAAACCTTTCTCTGCAATGGCAACTGTAATTAATTGGGTTGAAAGTTTTGCAGAATTTTCCCATAATTGGGGCATAAAATTCGATACCAATGCGTTAATTCAATCTCCGCAATGGCAAAAATTAGTTCAATGGGTAATTGAAGTCAGCACTCAAACTCAAAATCAAACCATACATAATTAA
- a CDS encoding Na-Ca exchanger/integrin-beta4, whose amino-acid sequence MSSILSDFSTTPLLEMTNSDLGLDIVGKQLKSNIFIIEGDGDDFVIGGQKFDLIKTGLGDDNISGLGGDDNLFGGAGNDTIRGGVGDDYLNGGDGDDALIGGAGDDVLIGGKGADVMTGGVGSDLFEFFAEDLSTGEVDKILDFTKGEDLIRFRGIGSDATVQYDKKTGTVSIDGEDVLSLDKNLKLHIEDNNSNGNWELF is encoded by the coding sequence ATGTCAAGTATTCTTTCTGATTTTAGTACCACTCCATTACTGGAAATGACTAACTCCGATCTAGGTTTAGACATTGTTGGTAAACAGTTAAAAAGCAATATATTTATTATTGAAGGTGATGGAGATGATTTTGTCATTGGTGGTCAAAAATTTGATTTGATTAAAACTGGTTTGGGAGATGATAATATCTCTGGCTTAGGTGGAGATGATAATCTTTTCGGTGGTGCTGGAAACGACACTATTAGAGGAGGAGTAGGTGACGATTATCTCAACGGTGGCGATGGAGATGATGCTCTCATCGGCGGTGCTGGAGATGATGTTCTCATCGGTGGTAAAGGTGCAGACGTTATGACTGGTGGCGTAGGTTCAGATCTTTTTGAATTCTTCGCTGAAGACTTAAGCACAGGAGAAGTAGATAAAATTCTGGACTTTACTAAAGGAGAGGATTTAATTCGATTTAGAGGTATTGGTAGTGACGCTACCGTTCAATATGACAAAAAGACTGGAACAGTATCAATTGACGGTGAAGATGTGCTGTCTCTTGATAAAAACTTAAAACTTCATATTGAAGATAATAACAGTAATGGAAATTGGGAACTTTTCTAG